DNA from Rosa rugosa chromosome 6, drRosRugo1.1, whole genome shotgun sequence:
CTACTCAAGACCGGCCTCTCCCAGACCCTCACCCGCTTCCCTCCCTTGGCCGGCCGGTTGATCACAGACAAAGATGGTTACATATACATCACCTGCAACGACGCCGGTGTCGATTTTATTCACGCAGCGGCGACTGAGGTCTCCGTGCGTGACATTCTGTCGCCGACTCACGTGCCGGAGTCGGTGAAGGAGTTTTTTGCATTGGACAGGACTGTGAGCTACACCGGCCATCACAACCCAATCCTGGCAGTCCAGGTCACCGAGCTCAAAGACGGCGTTTTCATCGGTTGCGCCGTCAACCACGCCGTCATTGACGGCACCTCCTTCTGGAACTTCTTCAACACCTTCTCCGAGGTCTGCCGCGGCGGCAAGAGCTTCTCCAGAAACCCGGACTTCACCCGGGACTCGATTCTGATTTCTCAGGCTGTCCTTCAGTTGCCGGAAGGTGGCCCCAAGGTCTCATTCAACGTCAACGAGCCGTTGACCGAGAGAATCTTCAGCTTCAGCAGAGAAGCCATTCTGAAACTAAAAGCCACAACTAACAACAACAAATGGACCCAAAACGACGACGTCGCCACCGCCGTCGAGATTCTCGGGAAGCAGAGCAACGACCCTTACGAAactaacaacaacaacaacaacgccACTGTAACCGCCATCATCGAAAGCTGGTTCAAGAATTCCAAGCCGCAAATCACTGAGAACAAAACGGCAGCGGAGATCTCGTCGTTTCAGTCGCTCTGCGCGCTTCTGTGGAAGGCTGTGACACGCGCCAGGAAGCTACCGGAGTCGAAAACGACGACGTTCAGAATGGCAGTGAACTGCCGTCACAGGCTGGAGCCGAAGCTGGACCCGTACTACTTCGGGAACGCAATCCAAAGCATCCCGACGTACGCGTCCTCGGGAGACGTGTTGTCTAGGGATCTGAGATGGTGCGCGGAGCAGCTCAACGACAACGTGAAGGCGCACAATAGCGATAGGGTGAGGGAGTGCGTAGAGGATTGGGAGAAGAACCCGCGGGTGTTTCCGCTAGGGAACTTCGACGGTGCATCGATGACGATGGGTAGCTCGCCGAGGTTTCCGATGTACGACAACGATTTCGGGTGGGGCAGGCCGTTGGCGGTTCGGAGCGGGCCGGCGAATAAATTCGACGGTAAGATTTCGGCGTTTCCGGGGAGGGACGGAGCTGGGACCGTTGATCTGGAGGTGGTTTTGGCGCCTGACACGATGGCGGGGTTGGAGTCTGATTTGGAGTTCATGCAATATGTGTCAAACTAAGAGGAGGGAATAATCGGGTCCAGTTCGGCACCGGATTGTTGTCTGCGGTGGTGTGTTGACTTTGGGTTGACGGTGATGATTTGGTCTAGGACTTGTCTATTTGTGACTACTTTtagtaatttttttctttcctttttctggTCTCGAGTATTTTCTTGTGTCTAATTagatttttcttgttttggccGTATTGGGGGCTATTAGATTATGCATTAAGCTTGTCAACTATTTTAACCTTATCTTGTCAAGTGCGGTCTTGTTTTAATATGATTTGGGAAAGTGAATAGTCAAGTACTTATCTAAAGCAGAATTaagttaaaaataaattaagaatTGCTTCTCAATAATGTAATTAAAAATGGAGTGGACTTAAGCACAATGACATTACCAATCTTAAtctaaatttttaattttaggcTTATTGTCATCATACAATTCACCTTAATATGAAATATATTGTGGGGTACCCT
Protein-coding regions in this window:
- the LOC133714195 gene encoding uncharacterized acetyltransferase At3g50280; the protein is MPSSSPISLTVVSESMVFPDQTSTLGDLKLSVSDLPMLSCHYIQKGGLFTKPSFPIQSLVSLLKTGLSQTLTRFPPLAGRLITDKDGYIYITCNDAGVDFIHAAATEVSVRDILSPTHVPESVKEFFALDRTVSYTGHHNPILAVQVTELKDGVFIGCAVNHAVIDGTSFWNFFNTFSEVCRGGKSFSRNPDFTRDSILISQAVLQLPEGGPKVSFNVNEPLTERIFSFSREAILKLKATTNNNKWTQNDDVATAVEILGKQSNDPYETNNNNNNATVTAIIESWFKNSKPQITENKTAAEISSFQSLCALLWKAVTRARKLPESKTTTFRMAVNCRHRLEPKLDPYYFGNAIQSIPTYASSGDVLSRDLRWCAEQLNDNVKAHNSDRVRECVEDWEKNPRVFPLGNFDGASMTMGSSPRFPMYDNDFGWGRPLAVRSGPANKFDGKISAFPGRDGAGTVDLEVVLAPDTMAGLESDLEFMQYVSN